A region of the Vigna unguiculata cultivar IT97K-499-35 chromosome 9, ASM411807v1, whole genome shotgun sequence genome:
CAagtatataagaaataaaatgtctatggaaataatatattgtgcgatacaaaattaacaataattagtttttagatatgtaatttgtttttaaatttttttctatattagtAAAAGAAATAAGGTTGAATGAGAAACATAAAGAGACTTTTTATATCAAACTTCTGGTCAAAACATTgacaaagaaaaattacaagAGGTTGGTGGATAAATGAGAAGGTCAAACAAAAATCATATCTTAATTAAAGAATTGTAGCAACGCTTTATTATAGCATTCTacattctttctattttctattgATCATATAGTGCTAAATGTTTTTAGTAGGAAAGTGAAATTATTGTAACTCTTTACCGTGTGAAGTAATTCTAGTGAGCTAAATATGTTCTCTCTTTAAGAGTTCTCCTTGTCCTTTTTAATAAAGTCTTAATTTCAGGAACATGTTAAGACGATGTAACTAAAAGTGGTTTGTGTACTAGTGTGTAATCTAGAATTATTTGTGTACTTGAATAATAATTGATTTGATTAGTGTGAAACCTCTTGATCAAATTATTTAAggaaaattgaatataattcgtGAGTTTGGGTGAACCatcctaaaatttatttgtattgtttGTGATGCTTGTATGTTAGACTGATTTACCCTAATTATCTCCAAAAAGAGTTTAAAACTCTATTAAACCGCTCTTATAGAGTCAGCTAGCTGTGCCAACAAAATCTacaccaataaaaaaaagaactaagtactattatttatcaatttaaatgcTTAACTTAATAttcatttcatattatattaatcAAAAGGTTATAGGAGATAAATATTTGGTTCAGTGCAATCACACATTTGAGAGAAAACTTGTGATTAGACAAAATAAATTCTTCTTAATTTTAACAATGCAACACAGCTCGATATCTCAAGTCACATGAagatttttgtttattaatttttttcccagGAACATGGGCAAAATTCTTTCATATTAGCAATCCTCTATATAAGAAAATGTATAGAAAGCCACAGAATAGTAACAAAGGCATAGAAACAAAAACTCTGTTGTTCAACATTCCTGAGCCATGTGGTTGTTCTTCTTCCATGATAGGTTCCAATGTGAAGCAACGTGATGGTCTCTTATAAGCTGATTGTAGAAGGAGGGTTGGTGCAACTTCACCCCAATTGTGAATGGCCTTCATGTTGTTCATATTGTGATTGAAACTTCAAACCTAAACAAAGATTATTGTGGAGAGAGAGGGAGATTTTTGAATGTTATGAATGCAAAATGTTTGATTGAGGAATAATGCACTTGACATGAGTTTTTATAAGGTGAAAAGaaactatttttggtttgaACACCAAAGAGAAGGACTTAACAATGGGTGTCCAACATTTTAGGGAGGTAGCCCTAAATTTTCAATGgttgatatatatttttgggAAACTAGGCTTTAATTTAGCTTGCAAATATGTAATTTCtactaatattttgttttggttgttACTTTCTAAATTATTTCTACTAATATCTTACTATTCTTTTACATGtcttttttaggaaaaaaaatatttaaactctCCTAATTCTCTTATAACTTTAAACAAGTGATTATAACTTAAATACATATGATGTTAATTTAAGTAAGAAATCAATTATGCTAGAAGGAAAGTACTCATTtcttgaaagatattttttttaattactcacACGAAAAAGTAtcatatttctaaaaaaaaaaaaaaaaaacttcagaATTCAACACCATTTAACCAAAATACAATCAGAAATTGAAATAGTAAAGTAATTTTTCAagtagacaaaaaaaatatcataatatcaACTTGAAAAACAAATTCCCTCTCTCCCATGTATAGATATACACATGCGTTTAAAAAAACTAGATCACATTAAAAACTcgttttaatttattgaaataaaaatcaaatacacaACTTTAAGTTTGAAatgattttaatcaattaaatggccattttttttaataacaatgtcgacataataacaatactagtaataaataagttatctaaaaatatatatataatatcaataaaattatgtctcataattgtttaaattaagaattttaattttgttattgtcATTGTTACCACTCTAAccactatttttttctaaattattattattgttacgTCACTGTCAAACATAATTATCTCTATGGTGccaattattactaattgttgtCACCATTAATATAAGAACTTTTGTGATCATCATTTTCCCCACCATTAAACTCCAtacttttatcattatttttataacaaaagttaaatatggtttgttttttcttaacttttgtttttataataaagatcgtaacaaaatttgattaaaaaaattaaattcaaataattctaaaattaaaaaattaaattaaattaaaattttaaaaataaactaattttaatttttatcagaAATCGAAggatgaaataaatatttaacccttGTAATAAATATCTTCACTTTTGTCATTATTGTTACTTGTTTACCATGTTAGTGTTATTGTTATAGTAGTCACATTGTCACCATCATCAACatcaatatcattattttttttattgtcattaattttattgttttcactACTCTCATCGTCACTATTGTAACTttctattatttgatttttattacgGTGCTTACCAAATAATGTGTAAGattaaattctcaacacaaatgaattaatattttagaaactaataTTTTAGCATGTGTTAGATAGAATATGTTTGGTTttgtttaattgaaatttataagaaataaatattttaaaatataaaaaatataattcacattttaattaaaattaaaattcttaaaaaataaatatatttaaattagttatatcttgaataaaattaaaaagtgatctttaaatgtataaatcgtttatttataataaaacattaaattgtTAATAAGATTTACTTTAAACTATTGACAATCTGTTTTAAAAGAACTACTGAAATTCAACAAAGAAATTGAGATAAAAGGAAATCgaaatatttacttaaaaatttcAGTATTAACGTGTATAGATAAAAGAGATCCGACATGCTTGAAAGAGAACTTTTATCAAGAATGTGAGAACTACGTTTAACACATTCAATTAGAGATACCATAATTCGTAAGTGAGTTTTTGAATAACAATTCGAGATACCATAATTCATAAGTGAGTTTTTGAATAAGTAGATTCAcagttgttaattttattaaatcttattcaataaaaatgagtTACCTTCTAtcattaacattttttcttttaatttgtgaTATAGTTGTGATGTTTATGGTGTGataaaatgaaggaaaaaaaaaagtaatgttaCTACAAAACAGCCTTTTCCACGAATTTCTTTCTTGATAACTTAAAAGGAACCATTTATATGTAAGAGTTTAGCAAGGTAAAccaaccacaaaaaaaaaaaaaaaaaaaatgaaatgtccacatgttttgtttgtttctttagTGTAAAATGTCATGACCCGAAATGATATATAGAtaggtttttcttttaaaatgtgtaGGTCTTATCAAAGACCATGGAGACCTAAGATTATGAAATCATTGTATATATCTTTTCTATACGGATTCAAGTACTTCCAAGCacttcaatatataaatatataaatataatttactgattaaaaaaaactataaaagggTCATACCATATTTATGAATGCAGTTCACAGCTATTAATTACCGGGAAACAATGCTTGATCGGATTTGTACTTAATGCACTCACAGTTGAATTAGAATGACTGTATAAGAATTTCTAAAGAATGTTATGTTTCAACAAGCAATTAATCAAGCAAGTGATTGtatcaaataaagaaaaatatctaaAGAAAACATACCAGCTTTCCGTTTCTGCCATTGGTAAAATGCTCTGAGAAGCTAAACAATCCTTTTATAAGATCCTATCTAGTTTAGAATACTGCCACGTAAGAGTGGTAGGTCCTGTTCTGTAAAAATATGCTGCAAAATACAAAAGACCATATACGGTTTCTATTTCAATATATTGTCTTTTGTGTACAATGGCAATGCTGAGGTTTGATTCATGACCTCATGCAAATACCCAAGCTCTCAACTATCCCATTCCTAAAGGCTCATTTCCATAATAGTTAAACCAAAAGAAGATGCTTGCTCTGCCTCATCATTTACAATTAAATACAGAAGTTTTTAATAGCAAGTGTATGTATCTTGTGCATCGCATTAAGAAAAGTACAACCACCAGTGTACCATACCATGTCCTTTATCAGCTAGCAATGTTTTTCCTATTCCAAGATAGGTAGGCCATGTCCCCATAAGGTCTGTCCTAAAAAGAAGCATCAATGGTAAGTGAAAGCAAGTTCAAAAAATGTTGGGACAATCTATTTCAAAATATAGAATAGCAGAATGATCAGAACATGCTTTCTTGGATAATCTATGTAAGAAGTTTCCAAATCTTCagtttctaatattttcatgaCTTCACAATAAACTGTATAAATATTTACTCACAATTTCATTTAAAAGGACTCTCGGTCCTGCCTCAGAATATTAGTCTAATCTGCTAATAATGTATAGAAGTAGTAAATCATATTACACCACCGGcttaaaacatattattaacCTTTACACAAGTCAAACTACTATTCCTAGCATGATTATGTGTGAAGAAAAGCTCAAAAGATCTTAAATGAAAAGgcaacagaaaaagaaaagtaaaaggCTCTAATGCAGTAAGTAAGCATTAGACAAACAAAAAACTAGCAGAGTTCAACATCCTCTAAGCAACTGCATAAGTGGTTTCATGTgaacaaaataatcaaaaagCATCTAGAAATTACCTAGGATTTTTCATATGAAGCAACAGGAAGACGATGGAGATGAATATGCAAAAGGCGCCAACAAATAAATTTGCAACTCCAAGGAAGTCATTTTTTCCACCCAACCAGCTTGATGTTGACAGAACAAGCTTCTTCTTTCCACCAAAACTGTAAGTGTTATAGTTATTTTGCAGGTGGACTACTATAACATCATCTACATCCAAGTCCTCTTCAATTCTACCATATAACTTTCTGAAGCTGGGGAGAGCAGCAGTCCTCATCCAAACAATGAGATCTTCTTGATCACCAAGCTGATATATGGGAATCAGAATGCATTAGAATCAGAACACGAGAAAATATATCACCAAAATAAGTGCATATAGAAAATTAAGAAGAAATTAATAGTACCATATAGTTTGACCAAACTATATGGtactaaatattaatatttcactGGTGCGTATGCTCTCTATTAGTGCGACTGTTTTCAGgccaaaaggaaaaaataaagagaGGAGGGTGAAGGTGGTGAAGGTGAAACTGATTTTATCACCGCCACGCCCACCCTCCCTCACTCCACACAAGAAAAAGTGAAAATCAGCAGCACAATGCATAAGTATCTCTATTAGGTTTAATCGGACTTTTTGGCCTCCCTTATTCTCTTTCTCAAATTTAGTCCTTCCACTATTTTAGTTATGCAACATCTATTAACTTGACATTCAGTATTAAACAGAAGTGCTAACATGACACTCATGCACTGCAACATCAATATTGATGTCAAGTTAATGGAAGGACCAaaatcacataattaaaaagGAATCAAATttgtggagaaaaaaaaatgtaggaaccaaatttgaaaaatgatgaTAGTAAGGTGACCAAAATGTGTAATTAAGCCTATCATTTAACTCCTATAGAACACtgttaaatatatgaataaaaggaaaaatgcATTGAAATGCAGGTCaaaaaaagatatttcaaatccaaataCGGAACTTGGTCACAGCAAGACAGGATGTCAATAGGAAAAGCTCAATATGCAGTTCAAAAGCTTCAAACTCACAGGAATACTTGGATCCAGCTTTCCACCTCCAATCAAAGTcccattttgaaaattaaatggGTAAACATGTTTTCCAAATTTATGATCACGATCACTTTTCCAAGCAATATTCTTCCTATTGACCTTCAACTCTGATGGCCCACGACTGAATTTATATGTATCATTGAACAAACTCCACGCTATCAACCCACAAGGTACAACTGGAAGATTATGGGAGGACTCTAAAGGTTTACAAGAACTGGTGTCATTGTATCCAAGTCCATGTAAGAGCTGCAGGTCACTTCTACTTTTGACATACCTGAACAAATTTTGAAAGTTTGAGTGAACAGTGGAGAAACAAAATTACATAGTtgaatttataacattttacgGTATAGACTCTAACTTAAAAGATCTATACTGAACCTGAAATTCTTTCTGCTGGAGTACATTAGATTAAATtcaaagacaaataaaaaacatgactaaaacagaaataatttaaaaaattaacaatggTTGGGATGACCTGTTgctcaaataattaaaagacaaCTAAGAAAATAGTGCAAAAAAGACGTTAAATTCTGTGCC
Encoded here:
- the LOC114164125 gene encoding putative ALA-interacting subunit 2 isoform X2; translation: MDLDGGSSSTVSTGVQEIPGRSTQRGAFYQFTQQNLPACKPVLTPAAIIATFLLMSFIFIPIGLVTLRASNSVVEIVDRYDMDCVPEEYRNNKVAYIKDDLITKNCSRFLKVLKPMKAPIYIYYQLDNYYQNHRRYVKSRSDLQLLHGLGYNDTSSCKPLESSHNLPVVPCGLIAWSLFNDTYKFSRGPSELKVNRKNIAWKSDRDHKFGKHVYPFNFQNGTLIGGGKLDPSIPLGDQEDLIVWMRTAALPSFRKLYGRIEEDLDVDDVIVVHLQNNYNTYSFGGKKKLVLSTSSWLGGKNDFLGVANLFVGAFCIFISIVFLLLHMKNPRPYGDMAYLSWNRKNIAS
- the LOC114164125 gene encoding putative ALA-interacting subunit 2 isoform X1 yields the protein MDLDGGSSSTVSTGVQEIPGRSTQRGAFYQFTQQNLPACKPVLTPAAIIATFLLMSFIFIPIGLVTLRASNSVVEIVDRYDMDCVPEEYRNNKVAYIKDDLITKNCSRFLKVLKPMKAPIYIYYQLDNYYQNHRRYVKSRSDLQLLHGLGYNDTSSCKPLESSHNLPVVPCGLIAWSLFNDTYKFSRGPSELKVNRKNIAWKSDRDHKFGKHVYPFNFQNGTLIGGGKLDPSIPLGDQEDLIVWMRTAALPSFRKLYGRIEEDLDVDDVIVVHLQNNYNTYSFGGKKKLVLSTSSWLGGKNDFLGVANLFVGAFCIFISIVFLLLHMKNPRTDLMGTWPTYLGIGKTLLADKGHGMVHWWLYFS